The Lacipirellula parvula genome window below encodes:
- a CDS encoding RHS repeat-associated core domain-containing protein, protein MYNSVHANQDSAYGFGWSNALELRIEGDPSESVVSLTNGSGLRLNYGATTAGAYLPPPKIPLALSGDSGTSTFVATQPDGTALQFDNSSPHRLSSITSSGGAKWTVMYDGTPERMRSILDPSNRRTTLSYDGNGKIASIVLPDGRETLFTVTAGKLASTTTPEGCITQFNYLTQDVGGEDFIHLNSIVDPAQHATTYSYDSSGWCNQIAHADGSVVSISYLDWNNAVVEMVGSLSESTSTWIKYNSARNVASCQTIGGLPTTFIWDNGIVAGVQDPRGYLTTFTYKQLLSSARVLDSVTNPDGGVYTIQYDASDRVESLIDARGNRSTITWDGFKRTELRDAIGNRWTYVYDGLSRVCGKINPLGERITFHYDTLGNRDFTQNALGEVSTSTYENGQRKSIQNAAGYITTFIRDDMNRVVRKIDARSYATTFTYGINCRISRIENALGVRTSFQYDEMNRLRATVNGLGERTTFGYDGLGNSNSMQNPLGSVTTQLYDANRRVVGVVNALGCVSTLSYDASGNLRSIENPLGYRTTTQYDSMNRPRAQMDARGNVTTFQYDLRGSRTSLENALGQRTTTSYTPLNRVEALEEPSGAITTFNYDAAARQKAIWNSRSYATTFNYDGVGRLKSDINSLGYRATYSYDAAGRRVAVQNSRGFSTTTQRDSVGNVVATVDPLGYCTTTTYDPLNRRISVLNGQGHVSTMSYDAAGRVTGTQNPLGFRTTFAYDAAGRRLAIWDAENNRTTTVYDAAGRTQAIVNALGCRTTMQYDLAGRRETLQDANGYRTTFEYDAGGNVSVEVDPLGRRTSFSYSATVQLKSKQDPRNVRITYVYDSVGRQTEQVFSSGLRYTFTYDSMGNRLTMIDGSGASAYEYDALNRLSVAVTPSGQRITYGYDPAGNRASMVEPTGGRFTYAYDAVEQLTAIDNPFAERTTITYDEVGRQKSTLFANGMQTSNTHDGAGRLTQIDYWRDTSSNANWVNWELPDWVAMDLSDWLEFELEGSGILDQVVYQHDNVGNRTAVAEHNGSVTTFIYDTTYRLTHEHRTGIAAYQITHSYDSVGNRKVEVADGLRTTFNYDPSNQLTTSTDPSGATTSYSYDNAGNLTQEASAAGTTVNTWNDDCHLVKVTQPGNVVTTMGYNAYGLRVTRESEGGITKSLWDLQNVLTESNEDDAILATYTLAPRSYGKLLSLNRGGTSSHFALSDALGSVIGLTSSTGSISDSYRYKAYGTPIYASGTTVNPFRWGGRSGYHFDSGLDEYYVRSRYYSQATVRWVSHDLAGVFAGLNKYLYCWNVPTRFLDPSGRFGVDDACEFANQKGQGRDAVDCACWLAGLLDIVPYPPVGANPVIELADCLCNGLTSFRVYCGCGSVQDSSFLASAALTGIDCLSLPVGTAAGCAVGCLVGGLVGMPLVLIGGPVFGCSIGSAIGCYFGDFLFDVGALIGQLELSDSELGDGFDACQRAVG, encoded by the coding sequence ATGTACAATTCAGTACATGCAAACCAAGATTCCGCTTACGGGTTTGGCTGGAGCAACGCACTGGAGCTGAGAATTGAAGGCGATCCTTCAGAGTCAGTTGTGTCGTTGACGAATGGAAGCGGACTACGCCTCAACTATGGCGCCACGACGGCAGGCGCATACCTGCCGCCCCCAAAGATCCCGCTTGCATTGAGCGGAGATTCCGGCACCAGTACTTTCGTCGCGACTCAACCCGATGGAACTGCCCTGCAGTTCGATAATTCATCTCCGCATCGGCTGTCTTCCATTACTAGTTCCGGCGGCGCGAAATGGACCGTAATGTACGACGGCACCCCTGAGAGGATGAGATCTATCCTGGATCCCAGCAATCGACGGACAACCTTAAGCTACGACGGGAATGGAAAAATTGCGTCGATCGTTCTACCAGACGGTCGGGAAACTCTATTCACTGTGACCGCTGGAAAGCTGGCCAGCACAACGACGCCGGAAGGTTGCATCACGCAGTTCAACTATCTCACGCAAGATGTTGGCGGCGAGGATTTTATTCATCTAAATTCGATAGTCGATCCAGCTCAGCATGCAACGACATACAGCTATGACAGCAGTGGCTGGTGCAATCAGATTGCTCACGCTGACGGATCAGTCGTATCAATTAGTTATTTGGACTGGAATAACGCCGTCGTCGAGATGGTTGGTTCGCTAAGCGAATCAACGAGTACATGGATAAAGTACAATAGCGCTCGGAACGTCGCGAGTTGCCAGACAATTGGAGGGTTGCCGACCACCTTCATTTGGGACAACGGCATTGTTGCCGGCGTCCAAGACCCGAGAGGTTATCTCACTACCTTCACGTACAAGCAATTGCTGTCTTCAGCACGCGTCCTCGACTCGGTCACTAACCCTGATGGGGGTGTTTACACAATTCAGTATGACGCAAGCGATCGTGTAGAGTCTCTAATTGATGCACGTGGAAATCGCAGCACAATTACATGGGATGGGTTTAAGCGAACTGAGCTTCGCGATGCGATTGGCAATCGATGGACCTATGTCTACGACGGGCTTAGCCGTGTCTGCGGAAAAATCAATCCTTTGGGAGAACGAATCACCTTTCACTACGACACCCTTGGCAATCGCGATTTTACGCAAAACGCCCTCGGGGAAGTATCGACTTCTACCTACGAAAACGGACAACGCAAGTCGATTCAGAATGCTGCGGGATATATCACAACCTTCATCCGAGACGACATGAATCGGGTGGTTCGGAAAATTGACGCTCGCAGTTACGCGACAACATTTACTTATGGGATTAACTGCAGGATATCGCGTATCGAGAACGCACTTGGAGTGCGTACATCCTTTCAGTATGACGAAATGAATCGTCTGCGAGCCACAGTCAATGGCCTTGGTGAACGCACCACATTCGGCTACGACGGTTTAGGAAACTCAAACTCTATGCAAAACCCGCTTGGAAGTGTTACCACTCAATTATACGACGCCAATCGGCGTGTCGTCGGAGTTGTGAATGCTTTGGGCTGCGTGTCGACGCTCTCGTACGACGCATCTGGAAATCTGAGGTCCATCGAGAATCCGCTGGGATATCGTACTACAACGCAATACGATTCGATGAACCGGCCTCGTGCTCAGATGGATGCAAGGGGCAATGTCACGACATTCCAATACGACCTAAGAGGGAGCAGAACGAGTTTAGAAAACGCGCTCGGCCAGCGAACCACAACATCTTACACGCCGCTCAATCGCGTTGAAGCGCTCGAGGAGCCTTCTGGAGCGATCACCACCTTCAATTATGACGCTGCGGCGCGGCAAAAAGCGATTTGGAACTCCCGCAGCTATGCGACTACGTTCAACTACGATGGCGTTGGACGCCTAAAATCCGATATAAATTCGCTCGGCTACCGAGCGACCTACAGCTATGACGCGGCTGGAAGGCGAGTTGCCGTGCAAAACTCGCGAGGATTTTCAACGACGACCCAGCGCGATTCCGTTGGCAATGTCGTCGCAACGGTAGATCCTTTGGGTTACTGCACCACTACCACCTACGACCCTCTCAATCGTCGCATCAGCGTTTTGAATGGCCAAGGTCACGTTTCGACGATGTCATACGACGCAGCCGGAAGAGTTACTGGGACGCAAAATCCGCTCGGCTTCCGCACGACATTCGCCTACGACGCAGCGGGCCGTCGGCTGGCGATCTGGGATGCGGAGAACAATCGCACGACAACTGTTTATGACGCCGCTGGTCGCACTCAGGCTATTGTCAATGCCCTCGGATGCCGTACGACGATGCAATACGATTTAGCCGGCCGCCGCGAGACTCTGCAGGATGCCAATGGGTATCGCACAACTTTCGAATACGACGCAGGTGGGAATGTGTCCGTTGAAGTTGACCCATTAGGGCGTCGCACCAGCTTCAGTTACTCTGCAACTGTCCAGCTGAAGTCGAAGCAGGATCCTCGAAATGTGCGAATCACCTACGTTTACGATTCAGTCGGGCGCCAGACAGAGCAAGTTTTTAGCAGTGGATTGCGATATACTTTCACTTACGACTCGATGGGCAATCGCTTGACAATGATCGACGGCAGTGGGGCATCCGCTTATGAATATGATGCACTTAATCGTCTTTCGGTTGCAGTTACTCCTTCCGGACAGCGGATTACGTATGGATACGATCCCGCTGGGAATCGGGCAAGCATGGTAGAGCCGACCGGCGGTAGGTTCACATATGCTTACGATGCCGTCGAGCAATTGACAGCGATTGATAACCCATTCGCTGAGCGGACTACTATTACCTATGACGAGGTTGGCAGGCAGAAGTCCACTTTATTCGCTAACGGAATGCAGACGTCCAACACGCATGACGGTGCCGGACGGCTGACTCAAATCGATTATTGGCGAGATACATCGAGCAACGCCAATTGGGTCAATTGGGAATTGCCTGACTGGGTCGCAATGGATTTATCAGATTGGCTGGAATTCGAGCTAGAAGGCTCCGGAATTCTGGATCAGGTGGTTTATCAACACGACAACGTGGGTAATCGAACTGCGGTTGCAGAGCATAATGGGAGTGTGACTACATTTATCTACGACACCACCTATCGCTTGACTCATGAACATCGCACGGGAATCGCCGCATACCAAATCACACATTCGTACGACAGCGTTGGAAATCGAAAAGTAGAAGTTGCCGATGGACTACGAACGACCTTCAATTACGATCCCTCTAACCAATTAACCACTAGTACTGATCCATCAGGCGCTACTACGTCATATTCATACGATAACGCTGGCAATCTAACGCAAGAAGCGAGTGCGGCCGGAACAACGGTCAACACTTGGAATGATGATTGTCATCTAGTCAAGGTGACGCAACCGGGTAACGTCGTCACCACGATGGGCTACAATGCGTATGGGCTGCGCGTCACGAGGGAAAGCGAGGGTGGAATCACCAAAAGCCTTTGGGACCTGCAGAACGTCTTGACAGAATCCAACGAGGACGATGCAATTTTGGCTACATACACGCTCGCCCCCCGGTCGTATGGAAAGCTATTGAGTCTTAATCGCGGCGGCACCTCGAGCCATTTCGCACTATCAGATGCATTGGGATCCGTCATTGGATTAACTAGTTCTACCGGAAGCATTAGCGATTCTTATAGGTACAAAGCTTACGGAACTCCAATCTATGCGTCAGGAACCACTGTCAACCCTTTTCGCTGGGGTGGTAGATCGGGATATCACTTTGACAGCGGCTTAGACGAGTACTATGTCCGGTCTCGTTACTATAGCCAAGCGACGGTACGCTGGGTGTCCCACGATCTTGCTGGGGTTTTTGCCGGTCTCAATAAGTATCTTTACTGCTGGAACGTCCCAACGCGTTTCCTTGATCCTTCAGGTCGCTTTGGCGTCGACGACGCTTGTGAATTCGCCAACCAGAAAGGACAGGGGAGGGATGCGGTGGACTGCGCATGCTGGTTGGCAGGGCTATTGGATATCGTGCCTTATCCTCCAGTTGGTGCTAATCCTGTAATTGAATTGGCTGATTGCCTCTGCAATGGGTTGACTAGTTTTCGCGTATATTGTGGATGTGGCTCAGTCCAAGATTCATCATTCCTCGCCTCGGCTGCGCTTACCGGTATCGATTGTTTATCGTTGCCGGTCGGGACAGCAGCTGGGTGCGCCGTAGGTTGCTTAGTGGGCGGTCTAGTTGGAATGCCACTAGTGCTTATAGGCGGTCCAGTTTTCGGATGCTCCATCGGCTCAGCCATAGGTTGCTATTTCGGTGATTTCCTATTTGACGTGGGCGCGCTTATCGGCCAACTTGAGTTATCTGATAGTGAATTAGGCGATGGCTTCGACGCTTGCCAACGCGCCGTTGGGTAA
- a CDS encoding helix-turn-helix domain-containing protein, producing the protein MAKRRDTLLIGGVLRDARLKAGMTQEALAFAADVDRTYVSYLENDQKSPTLEMLVKLCRELSLPVSELIKRAEKAGG; encoded by the coding sequence ATGGCCAAACGCCGGGACACACTTCTGATCGGAGGAGTTTTGCGAGATGCCCGCCTCAAGGCGGGGATGACGCAGGAAGCGCTCGCATTCGCGGCCGACGTCGACAGGACGTACGTTTCTTATCTGGAGAATGACCAGAAATCTCCAACGCTGGAGATGCTGGTGAAGCTCTGCCGAGAACTCAGTTTGCCGGTGTCAGAATTGATCAAGCGGGCGGAAAAAGCGGGAGGTTAG
- a CDS encoding DUF4339 domain-containing protein, translated as MANWFVSVGDREQGPFVDAQIRELARNGKLTPKMKVRREGSDRFVEAGSIRGLFTTVSTPTPVASSPPAPAAPSTLKQLQTIDLPAAERAIGLKAHRLAVVASMAGKRYAKLASIDDKIAKGEAELAAAKNKFETFAVTATLKALRKTQAQLQEEVGRIIRLHPSDDAIRRLGTELSVAQAIADRLVKMGGKPKYHPGPVAIVFTGLVVVGFAALMVAISPPISKGEGDAGQAIVASQEFVRNSLQHPGAAEFPWFGAMAEPLKDNPRVWRAIGEVEASNAFGMRSTIKWSTLVYLKDADTGGIGDWECCYLSLDGKMMHVQPIPKYPP; from the coding sequence ATGGCCAACTGGTTCGTGAGTGTAGGAGATAGAGAACAGGGGCCGTTCGTGGACGCTCAGATTCGAGAACTGGCTCGCAATGGGAAGCTGACGCCAAAAATGAAAGTACGTCGCGAGGGGAGTGACCGGTTCGTCGAAGCAGGAAGCATTCGGGGGCTGTTCACCACAGTTAGCACCCCAACTCCAGTTGCTTCCTCTCCTCCAGCGCCGGCAGCGCCCTCGACTCTAAAACAGCTTCAAACGATCGACCTCCCCGCGGCGGAAAGAGCCATCGGTCTTAAGGCACACCGACTCGCGGTCGTCGCGAGCATGGCTGGGAAGCGATACGCCAAATTAGCCAGCATTGACGATAAGATCGCAAAAGGTGAAGCAGAACTCGCAGCTGCTAAGAACAAGTTCGAAACATTCGCTGTGACCGCAACCCTCAAGGCGTTACGAAAGACTCAAGCTCAGCTTCAAGAAGAGGTGGGCCGCATCATTAGGTTACATCCGAGCGACGACGCCATCCGCCGCTTGGGGACCGAACTCTCAGTCGCTCAAGCGATCGCAGACCGCCTTGTGAAGATGGGAGGAAAACCTAAATACCATCCTGGGCCAGTGGCGATTGTCTTCACGGGGCTAGTAGTCGTGGGCTTCGCCGCGCTGATGGTTGCAATCAGTCCGCCTATATCCAAAGGCGAGGGCGATGCAGGGCAGGCAATCGTCGCTTCGCAGGAATTCGTTCGTAATTCGCTGCAACATCCGGGCGCGGCGGAATTTCCCTGGTTCGGGGCCATGGCCGAGCCGCTGAAAGACAATCCTCGTGTATGGCGGGCGATCGGAGAGGTGGAAGCATCAAACGCATTCGGGATGAGAAGCACAATCAAATGGAGTACCCTCGTCTACCTCAAAGACGCTGATACAGGAGGAATTGGCGATTGGGAGTGTTGCTACCTTTCGCTTGACGGGAAAATGATGCATGTGCAGCCGATTCCCAAGTATCCCCCTTAA
- a CDS encoding helix-turn-helix domain-containing protein has product MSRESSIALSKLRSKFLLQPVSHCPFRVISVLLSHCNRDTYECWPSQAAIQRASGYGRSAVNRALRTAKKLQLFHSVTVGALEMRLRHPKINANSKHRYTIYTLNPKAPAWKDYKRINQEYAGHCMSAAGYVHGTTR; this is encoded by the coding sequence ATGTCTAGAGAATCGAGTATTGCCCTCAGCAAACTTCGCAGCAAGTTCTTGCTTCAACCCGTCTCGCACTGCCCCTTCCGCGTGATTTCCGTCCTCCTCTCGCACTGCAATCGCGACACGTACGAATGCTGGCCATCACAAGCAGCAATTCAGCGGGCATCCGGCTACGGACGGTCTGCAGTCAACCGGGCTCTACGCACCGCGAAGAAGCTACAGCTATTTCATAGCGTGACGGTGGGAGCTCTGGAGATGCGGTTAAGACATCCCAAGATCAACGCAAATAGTAAGCACCGTTACACGATCTACACGCTCAACCCGAAGGCACCTGCCTGGAAGGACTACAAGCGAATCAATCAAGAGTATGCAGGACATTGCATGAGTGCCGCCGGATATGTCCATGGCACGACACGCTGA
- a CDS encoding DNA adenine methylase, with protein sequence MKLRPPVKWHGGKHYLASRIIELFPEHRIYLEPFGGAASVLLNKKPVDVEAYNDLDPRINRLFRVLRDEGDRFAAKLAFTPYSEAEFEACQEYSASASDLDMAVCDFVRWRQSFGGQGKTWSCTTTRARGGIAGDVNAWWSAIEMLPEIIARLQCIQILHRPAIEAINKFDYPEGLIYCDPPYVHATRAKGSRAIYEFEMTDQDHRDLAAVLMRCRSKVVLSGYPSELYEELYGDWRSVDFDIANHAAGGNSKRRMFERVWMNF encoded by the coding sequence ATGAAACTTAGACCCCCAGTTAAATGGCATGGCGGCAAGCACTACCTTGCTTCCCGCATCATCGAACTATTTCCAGAGCACCGGATCTACCTTGAACCCTTCGGTGGTGCCGCGTCCGTGCTACTCAATAAGAAGCCTGTGGACGTCGAGGCGTACAACGATCTCGACCCACGGATTAACCGGCTATTTCGTGTGCTTCGCGACGAGGGGGATCGGTTTGCCGCTAAGCTCGCATTCACGCCTTACTCTGAAGCGGAGTTCGAGGCCTGCCAAGAATATTCCGCCTCGGCTTCAGATCTCGATATGGCTGTGTGCGATTTCGTGAGATGGCGGCAATCATTCGGCGGGCAAGGCAAAACGTGGAGTTGCACGACGACGCGTGCCCGCGGCGGCATCGCCGGAGACGTGAATGCTTGGTGGTCTGCCATCGAAATGCTGCCTGAAATTATCGCCCGCTTGCAGTGTATCCAGATCCTGCATCGCCCCGCGATCGAGGCCATTAACAAGTTCGACTATCCAGAGGGGCTGATTTACTGCGACCCTCCCTACGTTCACGCCACTCGTGCTAAGGGTAGTAGGGCAATCTACGAGTTCGAAATGACCGACCAAGACCATCGAGACTTAGCGGCAGTTCTGATGCGGTGCCGGTCTAAGGTCGTCCTCTCTGGATATCCATCGGAACTGTACGAAGAACTATATGGAGATTGGAGGTCGGTTGACTTCGATATCGCCAATCATGCAGCAGGAGGAAACTCGAAGCGTCGGATGTTCGAACGCGTCTGGATGAACTTCTAA
- a CDS encoding recombinase family protein, translating into MPEHSLSIRFSTHAPLNPRGVPYYLKRLTKPKQYVGKSCCGITMSRQPKVAIYARVSTDEQSPDAQLLDLREYVRLRGWEQIEEFVDVGESGSKDSRPAWSELLTKLRQRKINVLVVSAIDRVGRSLAHLVRILAEVGELNVTLISLRESFDLSTAQGRMLAGLFSVLADYELSLIKERTKAGMRSARAKGKQIGPKKRYFDVKKATEMRDRGLGQIKIARTLGVGVGRVNAWARDEYIPPPIRNRLHAAINTLEPD; encoded by the coding sequence TTGCCTGAGCACTCATTATCGATTCGTTTCTCTACGCATGCTCCGCTCAACCCACGAGGCGTTCCATATTATCTCAAGCGCCTCACGAAGCCAAAACAGTATGTAGGCAAATCCTGTTGTGGAATCACGATGTCACGTCAGCCCAAAGTCGCGATTTACGCTAGAGTCTCGACCGACGAGCAGAGCCCTGACGCACAGCTGCTTGATCTCCGCGAATACGTCCGCCTCCGTGGATGGGAACAGATTGAAGAGTTCGTCGATGTCGGCGAATCGGGATCGAAGGATAGTCGCCCCGCTTGGTCTGAGTTGCTGACCAAATTACGGCAACGCAAGATCAACGTTCTCGTAGTCTCCGCTATCGATCGCGTCGGTCGGTCGCTCGCGCACCTGGTGAGAATCCTCGCGGAAGTCGGCGAACTCAACGTCACTCTGATCAGTTTGCGTGAGTCTTTTGATTTGTCCACGGCCCAAGGTCGTATGCTGGCGGGCTTATTCTCTGTGCTCGCCGACTACGAATTGTCACTCATCAAAGAACGCACAAAGGCAGGCATGCGATCAGCTCGTGCCAAAGGAAAGCAGATCGGCCCCAAGAAACGGTACTTCGATGTGAAGAAAGCGACCGAGATGCGTGATCGCGGACTCGGGCAAATAAAAATCGCGCGGACGCTTGGAGTGGGCGTTGGCCGAGTCAACGCATGGGCTCGGGATGAGTACATCCCTCCGCCTATTCGAAATCGACTTCACGCGGCCATCAATACACTCGAACCAGATTAG
- a CDS encoding metal-sensing transcriptional repressor, which produces MLTAEEKKEALIRLRKAIGQMESLVSKIENDEPTADMSHLLKTAMGSLKGAAQSIITGHFRSLVDLLVRAKSSDVKKLGVEDVTRELVKSAEVFTGARTSGQK; this is translated from the coding sequence ATGCTCACCGCCGAGGAAAAGAAGGAAGCCTTGATTCGATTAAGAAAAGCCATTGGGCAGATGGAGTCACTGGTTTCGAAGATCGAAAACGATGAACCGACTGCAGATATGTCGCACTTGCTGAAGACCGCCATGGGGTCACTCAAAGGTGCCGCCCAATCGATTATTACGGGGCATTTCCGCTCGCTAGTAGACCTGCTAGTTCGGGCGAAGAGTTCCGACGTAAAGAAACTTGGCGTAGAAGACGTTACGCGCGAGTTGGTCAAGTCTGCTGAGGTGTTTACCGGCGCACGAACCAGTGGCCAAAAGTGA
- a CDS encoding DNA primase family protein — protein sequence MQEPAAFYRKTVKEFLLRAPRLGPTECPQAVLFKNRQILSDKASVRDWVLLQNGIFRFSKFAKGKRHFTRCHPRFFTKAVRPFAYDPTAQCPLWLDCLAQWLDVPSIKLLQEWMGYTCVFDSSMERFGIFLGPSRTGKSTVANVQEYLLGTDNISNLGLERFSGNFGLEELAEKLLNVSADIGNLPVVAEGQIKAISSRDRISFDRKHKSAINIRPESRLLFIGNHMPRFKDRSKAIRDRALIIAFDRSVPPNKRDRYLGDKLRAEISGIFNWSMEGLRRLRETQAFTVPPRMVEELEQMKYLANPALEYLEDYVEASEAGIVPTRRLFESYDLWCRRNGLSGRDVSNVRELGKMLKQLFPDVRKADKRIGPAKIKVYYGITIHDQDPPNRFRISDLRTEETPEEKINEAC from the coding sequence ATGCAGGAGCCAGCTGCGTTCTATCGGAAAACCGTCAAGGAGTTCTTACTACGGGCTCCTCGACTTGGCCCAACCGAATGCCCTCAGGCGGTCCTCTTCAAGAATCGCCAAATCCTCAGCGACAAAGCGAGCGTTCGAGATTGGGTCCTCCTACAAAACGGCATCTTTCGCTTCAGCAAGTTCGCGAAAGGGAAGCGCCACTTCACTCGCTGCCATCCTCGGTTCTTCACCAAGGCAGTGCGGCCTTTCGCTTACGATCCTACGGCACAATGCCCGCTGTGGCTCGACTGTCTCGCTCAGTGGCTCGACGTTCCGTCGATCAAATTGCTCCAAGAGTGGATGGGCTATACCTGCGTCTTCGATTCCAGCATGGAGCGGTTCGGCATCTTCTTGGGACCGTCTCGAACGGGCAAAAGCACGGTGGCAAACGTGCAAGAGTACCTGCTTGGAACCGATAATATTTCGAATCTTGGACTCGAACGCTTCTCTGGCAATTTCGGGTTAGAAGAGCTGGCGGAAAAGTTGCTGAACGTCTCAGCGGACATCGGCAATCTCCCAGTCGTCGCCGAGGGGCAGATCAAGGCGATTTCTTCCCGTGATCGCATAAGCTTCGACCGCAAGCATAAGAGCGCGATTAATATTCGTCCGGAGTCCAGGCTGTTATTCATCGGCAATCACATGCCGCGGTTCAAAGATCGCTCGAAAGCTATTCGGGATCGTGCCTTGATCATCGCGTTTGATCGCTCAGTGCCGCCCAACAAACGAGATCGCTATCTCGGCGACAAACTGCGAGCTGAGATCAGCGGCATCTTCAACTGGAGCATGGAAGGACTGCGGCGACTGCGGGAGACGCAAGCATTTACTGTTCCGCCGAGGATGGTCGAAGAGCTTGAGCAGATGAAGTACCTGGCGAACCCAGCACTGGAGTACTTGGAAGACTACGTCGAAGCGAGCGAAGCCGGCATTGTTCCGACGAGACGCTTGTTCGAGAGCTATGACCTGTGGTGCCGTCGCAACGGACTTTCTGGCCGCGACGTTAGTAACGTCAGGGAGCTCGGAAAGATGCTGAAGCAGCTATTTCCTGACGTGCGAAAGGCAGACAAGCGGATTGGCCCAGCCAAGATCAAGGTCTACTACGGCATTACGATCCATGACCAGGATCCGCCCAATCGTTTTCGCATCTCTGACCTACGCACCGAAGAAACCCCTGAGGAGAAAATCAATGAAGCCTGCTAG
- a CDS encoding helix-turn-helix transcriptional regulator, translated as MKPASFNFDLLSADDLARMFNKSTATITRWVKKNRLPTPIRPGGPNSTPFWRAVDIEDFLRAGSIHAYRRERRES; from the coding sequence ATGAAGCCTGCTAGTTTCAATTTTGACCTGTTGTCCGCCGACGATTTGGCTCGCATGTTCAACAAGTCGACCGCGACGATCACCCGTTGGGTGAAGAAGAATAGGTTGCCGACGCCTATCCGCCCAGGAGGTCCCAACAGCACCCCATTTTGGCGTGCTGTCGACATTGAGGATTTCTTGCGGGCCGGCAGCATTCACGCCTACCGTCGCGAGCGTCGCGAGTCCTGA
- a CDS encoding tyrosine-type recombinase/integrase, whose amino-acid sequence MTEKQADGNRMRIRRLLAIMGTTDVSYITEAATQAALASLRRTPMSPRRKPEDMPLVSPRTRNTYLKSLQSLLTWGLRNKFIDSNPLAGMACENEQVDVRHARTAYTDDEFRGLYQAALTSNRVIEGIDGPTRALAYFIAAATGLSRSELASVSPNSFDLSGEHPVVKIRAAHSKRRRQDTLPLTSQLVSYLKLALRDLPADKLVFPGLEKRKTHVMIKKDLAEAGLDYQNADGEFRDWHALRHTYVSRAWKSGAAAHVVKELARHADIRTTLSYSHNSREELRAAVDAVPQLPI is encoded by the coding sequence ATGACAGAGAAACAAGCTGACGGCAATCGCATGCGGATTCGTCGGCTGCTCGCCATCATGGGAACCACGGACGTTTCGTACATCACAGAGGCCGCCACGCAGGCAGCGCTCGCCTCGCTCCGCCGCACGCCTATGTCACCACGTCGCAAGCCGGAAGATATGCCGCTGGTCTCGCCCCGCACCCGCAACACATACCTGAAATCGCTCCAGTCACTCCTGACCTGGGGGCTGAGGAACAAGTTCATCGATTCCAATCCGCTAGCCGGTATGGCGTGTGAGAACGAGCAGGTTGACGTTCGTCACGCTCGCACCGCCTACACAGATGACGAATTCCGAGGCCTCTATCAAGCAGCGCTAACCAGCAACCGCGTCATTGAGGGCATTGACGGGCCAACGCGAGCACTCGCCTACTTCATCGCCGCTGCGACAGGCCTGAGCAGGAGCGAGTTGGCCAGCGTATCTCCCAATTCTTTTGACCTGAGCGGAGAGCATCCGGTCGTCAAGATTCGGGCGGCTCACTCAAAGCGTCGTCGACAGGATACACTGCCGCTAACCTCGCAGCTGGTCAGCTATTTGAAATTAGCGCTTCGTGACCTGCCAGCGGACAAGCTAGTGTTTCCAGGGCTGGAGAAGCGGAAGACGCACGTCATGATCAAGAAGGATTTGGCGGAGGCTGGTCTCGACTATCAAAATGCTGACGGCGAATTTCGCGATTGGCATGCACTCCGACACACTTATGTCAGCCGCGCTTGGAAGTCAGGGGCGGCTGCGCATGTAGTCAAGGAGCTGGCTCGACATGCCGATATCCGCACGACGTTGAGCTACAGCCACAATAGTCGCGAAGAGCTTAGGGCTGCGGTCGACGCGGTCCCGCAGTTGCCAATCTAG